The following proteins are encoded in a genomic region of Methylobacterium tardum:
- the rpsF gene encoding 30S ribosomal protein S6, giving the protein MPLYEHVLLARQDVTSQQVETMIDTYKGVIEQNGGRLEKIEMWGVKSLAYRIKKNRKAHFALLNIDAPPAAIAEMERQMQISEDVLRFMTVRVEELDQEPSAMMQKRDRDDRKDRERGRRRDDEGFGGGFGGDRGDRGDRGDRGERSFGGEG; this is encoded by the coding sequence ATGCCTCTCTACGAGCATGTGCTCTTGGCCCGCCAGGACGTGACGTCCCAGCAGGTCGAGACGATGATCGACACCTACAAGGGTGTGATCGAGCAGAACGGTGGCCGTCTCGAGAAGATCGAGATGTGGGGCGTGAAGTCCCTCGCCTACCGGATCAAGAAGAACCGCAAGGCGCATTTCGCGCTCCTCAACATCGACGCCCCGCCGGCCGCTATCGCCGAGATGGAGCGCCAGATGCAGATCTCCGAGGACGTCCTGCGCTTCATGACCGTCCGGGTCGAGGAGCTCGATCAGGAGCCGTCCGCCATGATGCAGAAGCGCGACCGCGACGACCGCAAGGATCGCGAGCGCGGCCGTCGTCGTGACGACGAGGGCTTCGGTGGCGGCTTCGGCGGCGACCGGGGTGACCGCGGCGATCGGGGTGATCGCGGCGAGCGCAGCTTCGGCGGGGAGGGCTAA
- the rnc gene encoding ribonuclease III, whose product MTGSDLDDAAQPRSSARTRRAHKPRPPLGALEERIGHRFADQDLLTRALTHTSKASGRGGSYQRLEFLGDRVLGLAVADRLYGAFADADEGDLSRRLAALVRRETCATVAASWEVGPHLILGQGEVMGGGRRNQTILADVCEAILGAIYLDAGFDAARAVVEAHFRPGEPTAAARGRDAKSALQEWAMGRSLPIPTYAVVERTGPDHAPRFQIAVQVEGLEPGLGEGTSKRIAEQAAAQALLEREGIGALPEAGPTETA is encoded by the coding sequence TTGACCGGTTCGGACTTGGACGACGCGGCGCAGCCTCGATCCTCCGCGCGGACGCGACGCGCCCACAAGCCACGCCCGCCGCTCGGCGCGCTCGAGGAACGGATCGGCCATCGTTTCGCCGATCAGGACCTGCTCACGCGCGCCCTGACCCACACCAGCAAGGCGAGCGGGCGGGGCGGCAGCTACCAGCGCCTCGAATTCCTCGGCGATCGCGTGCTCGGTCTCGCGGTGGCGGACCGCCTCTACGGCGCCTTCGCCGACGCGGACGAGGGCGACCTCTCGCGCCGGCTCGCCGCGCTGGTGCGGCGGGAGACCTGCGCGACGGTTGCCGCGTCGTGGGAGGTCGGGCCGCACCTGATCCTCGGCCAGGGCGAGGTGATGGGCGGCGGCCGGCGCAACCAGACGATCCTCGCCGATGTCTGCGAGGCGATTCTCGGCGCCATTTACCTCGATGCCGGGTTCGACGCCGCCCGGGCCGTGGTCGAGGCGCATTTCCGGCCGGGCGAGCCGACGGCCGCGGCGCGCGGCCGCGACGCGAAATCCGCCTTGCAGGAATGGGCGATGGGGCGGAGTCTGCCGATCCCCACCTACGCGGTGGTTGAGCGGACCGGCCCCGATCACGCGCCCCGGTTCCAGATCGCCGTCCAGGTCGAGGGTCTTGAGCCCGGCCTCGGCGAGGGCACATCGAAGCGGATCGCCGAGCAGGCGGCCGCCCAGGCGTTATTGGAGCGGGAGGGGATCGGGGCCCTGCCGGAGGCGGGGCCGACGGAGACAGCATGA
- the acpS gene encoding holo-ACP synthase has translation MIIGIGSDLCDIRRIARTLERHGERFTHRVFTDGERARCDRRAARAEGYARRFAAKEACAKALGTGLSAGVFWRDMEVVNLPSGQPTLRLAGGAAARLQELLPAGHEGRLHVSLTDDPPMAQAFVIIEALPVAGIG, from the coding sequence ATGATCATCGGGATCGGCTCGGACCTCTGCGATATCCGCCGGATCGCCCGGACCCTGGAGCGTCACGGCGAGCGCTTCACGCATCGGGTCTTCACCGACGGCGAGCGGGCCCGCTGCGACCGGCGGGCTGCCCGCGCAGAGGGCTACGCCCGCCGCTTCGCCGCCAAGGAGGCCTGTGCCAAGGCTCTGGGCACCGGTCTCAGCGCGGGCGTGTTCTGGCGGGACATGGAGGTGGTCAACCTGCCTTCCGGCCAGCCGACCCTGCGACTCGCTGGCGGCGCGGCGGCGCGGCTCCAGGAGCTGCTGCCGGCTGGCCACGAGGGGCGCCTCCACGTGAGCCTCACGGACGATCCACCCATGGCACAAGCCTTCGTGATCATCGAGGCGCTGCCGGTGGCCGGCATCGGGTAA
- the lepB gene encoding signal peptidase I — protein MDYDGKPLRKPAETGTWASIRETLKVGIQALLIALVVRTLLFQPFNIPSGSLVPTLLIGDYLFVSKYSYGYSKYSLPLSEYIPVQADGRVWGAEPKRGDIAVFKLPKDNATDYIKRVIGLPGDKIQMIDGVLNINGKAVKRERIADYETTDPYGQATKVPQYLETLPNGVVHRVIERDGDNGFWDKTEPYTVPAGHFFMMGDNRDNSTDSRDLANVGYVPFANLVGRAEMIFFSIDEGTPAWQVWNWPAHVRWSRLFTTIH, from the coding sequence GTGGATTACGACGGCAAGCCGCTCAGGAAACCCGCCGAGACCGGCACCTGGGCCAGCATCCGCGAGACGCTGAAGGTCGGCATCCAGGCGCTACTCATCGCCCTGGTGGTGCGCACGCTGCTGTTCCAGCCGTTCAACATCCCCTCCGGCTCGCTGGTCCCGACCCTGCTGATCGGCGACTACCTGTTCGTCTCGAAATACTCCTACGGGTACTCGAAGTACTCGCTGCCGCTCTCAGAATATATTCCGGTCCAGGCGGATGGACGGGTATGGGGTGCCGAGCCGAAACGCGGCGACATCGCGGTGTTCAAGCTGCCCAAGGACAACGCGACCGACTACATCAAGCGCGTGATCGGCCTGCCGGGCGATAAGATCCAGATGATCGACGGCGTGCTCAACATCAACGGCAAGGCTGTGAAGCGCGAGCGCATCGCCGATTACGAGACCACCGATCCCTACGGCCAGGCGACCAAGGTCCCGCAATATCTCGAGACGCTGCCGAACGGCGTGGTCCACCGGGTGATCGAGCGCGACGGCGACAACGGCTTCTGGGACAAGACCGAGCCCTACACGGTCCCGGCCGGTCACTTCTTCATGATGGGCGACAACCGCGACAACTCGACGGATTCGCGCGACCTCGCCAATGTCGGCTACGTTCCGTTCGCGAATCTCGTGGGGCGGGCCGAGATGATCTTCTTCTCGATCGATGAGGGCACACCGGCGTGGCAGGTGTGGAACTGGCCGGCCCATGTCCGCTGGTCGCGCCTGTTCACGACGATCCATTGA
- the era gene encoding GTPase Era, protein MSENDQDDGPTPAAAGNAASALPGTPADARAGFVALIGVPNAGKSTLLNNLVGTKVSIVSRKVQTTRALVRGIFIEGSAQVVLVDTPGIFAPKRRLDRAMVHSAWSGAADADAVCLLVDARKGVDAEVEAVLGRLGEVRREKLLILNKIDLIPRERLLDLAAKLNAASPFAETFMISALNGSGVDDLRRALAARMPAGPWLYPEDQVSDAPLRMLAAEITREKIYDRLHEELPYRSTVETDQWQVRSDGSVRIEQTIFVERESQRSIVLGKGGQTIRSIGQAARIEIAEAADAKVHLFLHVKVRENWADDPARYREMGLEFPRG, encoded by the coding sequence ATGAGCGAGAACGATCAGGACGACGGCCCGACACCAGCAGCGGCCGGCAACGCGGCCTCGGCCCTTCCGGGTACGCCCGCGGACGCCCGGGCGGGCTTCGTCGCGCTGATCGGCGTTCCGAATGCCGGCAAGTCGACGCTCCTGAACAACCTGGTCGGGACCAAGGTCTCCATCGTCTCCCGCAAGGTGCAGACGACCCGGGCGCTCGTGCGCGGCATCTTCATCGAGGGCTCGGCTCAGGTCGTGCTCGTCGACACGCCCGGCATCTTTGCGCCCAAGCGCCGCCTCGACCGCGCGATGGTGCACTCGGCCTGGAGCGGCGCGGCGGATGCCGACGCGGTCTGCCTGCTGGTCGATGCCCGCAAGGGCGTGGACGCCGAGGTGGAGGCCGTGCTGGGCCGTCTCGGTGAGGTGAGGCGCGAGAAGTTGTTGATCCTCAACAAGATCGACCTGATCCCGCGCGAGCGGCTCCTCGACCTCGCCGCGAAGCTCAACGCTGCCTCGCCCTTCGCCGAGACGTTCATGATCTCGGCGCTCAACGGTAGCGGCGTCGATGATCTGCGCCGCGCGCTGGCGGCACGCATGCCGGCCGGACCGTGGCTCTATCCGGAGGATCAGGTCTCGGACGCGCCGCTGCGCATGCTCGCGGCCGAGATCACCCGGGAGAAGATCTACGACCGGCTGCACGAGGAACTGCCGTACCGCTCCACGGTCGAGACCGACCAGTGGCAGGTCAGATCGGACGGCTCTGTGCGCATCGAGCAGACGATCTTCGTCGAGCGGGAAAGCCAGCGCTCCATCGTCCTCGGCAAGGGCGGCCAGACCATCCGGTCGATCGGGCAGGCGGCCCGGATCGAGATCGCCGAGGCGGCCGACGCCAAGGTCCACCTGTTCCTGCACGTGAAGGTGCGGGAGAACTGGGCCGACGATCCGGCCCGCTACCGCGAGATGGGCCTCGAATTCCCCCGGGGGTAA
- the rplI gene encoding 50S ribosomal protein L9: MEVILLERVAKLGQMGETVNVRPGFARNFLLARGKALRATEANKKHFEAQRAQLEARNLDRKKDAEVVAEKLNGQSFILIRQSGETGVLYGSVSTRDLAEVVAKEGFTVDRGQFTLNQPIKTLGLHTVPVVLHPEVEVEITVNVARSPEEAERQARGESVTEREAFNLGDLGLEVGQALADAGEGADDRG, translated from the coding sequence ATGGAAGTGATCCTGCTCGAGCGCGTGGCCAAGCTCGGCCAGATGGGCGAGACCGTGAATGTCCGCCCCGGCTTCGCCCGCAACTTCCTGCTCGCCCGCGGCAAGGCCCTGCGCGCGACGGAAGCCAACAAGAAGCACTTCGAGGCCCAGCGCGCCCAGCTCGAGGCCCGCAACCTCGACCGCAAGAAGGACGCCGAGGTTGTCGCCGAGAAGCTGAACGGCCAGAGCTTCATCCTGATCCGCCAGTCGGGCGAGACCGGCGTGCTCTACGGCTCCGTCTCGACCCGCGACCTCGCCGAGGTCGTCGCGAAGGAGGGCTTCACGGTCGATCGCGGTCAGTTCACCCTGAACCAGCCGATCAAGACGCTCGGCCTGCACACGGTCCCGGTGGTGCTGCACCCCGAGGTCGAGGTGGAGATCACCGTCAACGTCGCCCGCAGCCCCGAGGAGGCCGAGCGTCAGGCCCGCGGCGAGTCGGTCACCGAGCGCGAGGCGTTCAACCTCGGCGACCTCGGCCTCGAGGTCGGTCAGGCGCTGGCCGATGCCGGCGAGGGTGCCGACGACCGCGGCTGA
- a CDS encoding class I SAM-dependent methyltransferase yields the protein MRHAVYGLPPVDLAEVPGDAVQLSPLIPGAARLEDLPENSLDTATVLAPPGTVERRYVLAQLLRALGPGGRMVALAPKDRGGTRLAKELTTFGCAAADQPRRHHRICTAERPQVPAGLAEAIDEGSPRHVDNLALCTQPGIFSWDRLDAGTALLLANLPSLKGRGADFGCGLGILSRALLGSDAVTALTLVEIDRRAVEMARRNVADPRATIHWADIRTPGVVPDGLDFVVTNPPFHEGGAEDPSLGRAFIARAAEVLRPGGAFWLVANAHLPYEATLRESFRAVTVAVQANGFRVYEARR from the coding sequence ATGCGCCATGCCGTCTACGGCCTGCCGCCGGTGGACCTCGCCGAGGTCCCCGGCGATGCCGTCCAGCTTTCCCCGTTGATCCCCGGCGCCGCCCGGCTGGAGGATCTGCCCGAGAACAGCCTCGACACGGCGACCGTGCTGGCGCCACCCGGAACGGTCGAGCGCCGCTACGTGCTGGCCCAATTGCTGCGGGCCCTGGGCCCCGGCGGCCGCATGGTCGCCCTGGCCCCGAAGGACCGGGGCGGCACGCGCCTCGCCAAGGAACTGACGACGTTCGGCTGCGCCGCCGCCGACCAGCCGCGCCGGCATCACCGGATCTGCACGGCCGAGCGCCCGCAGGTTCCGGCCGGCCTCGCGGAGGCGATCGACGAGGGCAGTCCGCGCCACGTCGACAATCTCGCCCTGTGCACGCAGCCCGGGATCTTCTCCTGGGACCGGCTCGATGCCGGCACGGCGCTGCTCCTGGCGAACCTGCCGAGCCTGAAGGGCCGCGGCGCCGATTTCGGCTGCGGTCTCGGGATCCTGTCCCGGGCGCTGCTCGGATCCGACGCGGTGACCGCTCTGACGCTGGTGGAGATCGATCGCCGGGCCGTCGAGATGGCGCGCCGCAACGTCGCCGACCCGCGGGCCACGATCCACTGGGCGGATATCCGCACCCCCGGCGTGGTGCCGGACGGTCTCGATTTCGTCGTGACCAACCCGCCGTTCCACGAGGGCGGAGCCGAGGACCCGTCACTCGGCCGGGCCTTCATTGCCCGGGCCGCCGAGGTGCTGCGGCCGGGCGGCGCGTTCTGGCTCGTGGCCAACGCGCACCTGCCCTACGAGGCGACCCTGCGCGAGTCGTTCCGGGCCGTCACCGTCGCCGTGCAGGCGAATGGCTTCCGGGTCTACGAGGCCCGCCGGTGA
- the rpsR gene encoding 30S ribosomal protein S18, which yields MAFGAGAGGGRRPFFRRRKTCPFSGANAPKIDYKDVKLLSRYVSERGKIVPSRITAVSAKKQRELAQAIKRARFLGLLPYVIK from the coding sequence ATGGCATTCGGTGCTGGTGCGGGCGGCGGACGCCGTCCCTTCTTCCGTCGTCGCAAGACCTGCCCGTTCTCCGGCGCGAACGCGCCGAAGATCGACTACAAGGACGTCAAGCTCCTGTCCCGCTACGTGTCCGAGCGCGGCAAGATTGTGCCGTCGCGGATCACCGCGGTCTCGGCCAAGAAGCAGCGCGAACTCGCCCAGGCGATCAAGCGCGCCCGCTTCCTCGGCTTGCTGCCCTACGTGATCAAGTAG
- a CDS encoding pseudouridine synthase, which yields MSAAKSVRLDKLLANLGYGSRREIQGLARAGAIRLDGVELEDAGDRIALDPDLPDRLTIDGAPLDPLPGLCLMLHKPLGVTCSHKEAGPLVYGLLPERWRRRDPPLSTVGRLDKETSGLLLLTDDGALLHRIISPKASVAKRYRVTLDRPLTGREAEIFAAGTLMLEGEERPLLPVRLDVEDATRCAVTLTEGRYHQVRRMFAAVGNHVAALHRDRVGGLDLPEDLAAGAYRVMSQEAVARVFAAC from the coding sequence GTGAGCGCGGCGAAATCCGTCCGGCTCGACAAGCTCCTCGCCAATCTCGGCTACGGCTCGCGGCGCGAGATCCAGGGCCTCGCCCGCGCCGGCGCGATCCGTCTGGACGGCGTCGAGCTGGAGGATGCCGGCGATCGCATCGCCCTCGATCCGGACCTGCCGGATCGCCTGACGATCGACGGCGCGCCCCTCGATCCTTTGCCGGGCCTGTGCCTGATGCTGCACAAGCCGCTGGGCGTCACCTGCTCGCACAAGGAGGCCGGTCCGCTGGTCTACGGGCTTCTGCCCGAGCGCTGGCGCCGCCGCGACCCGCCGCTCTCCACCGTCGGCCGGCTCGACAAGGAGACGTCGGGGCTGCTGCTGCTCACCGACGACGGGGCGCTGCTGCACCGGATCATCAGCCCGAAGGCCAGCGTGGCGAAGCGTTACCGCGTCACCCTGGACCGGCCGTTGACCGGGCGGGAGGCGGAGATCTTCGCCGCGGGGACGCTGATGCTGGAGGGCGAGGAGCGCCCGCTGCTGCCGGTGCGGCTCGACGTCGAGGATGCCACACGCTGCGCCGTGACGCTGACGGAAGGCCGCTACCATCAGGTCCGCCGAATGTTCGCCGCGGTCGGGAACCACGTCGCGGCGCTGCACCGGGATCGGGTCGGAGGGCTCGATCTGCCGGAGGATCTGGCGGCTGGGGCCTATCGCGTCATGAGCCAGGAGGCCGTCGCGCGCGTGTTCGCCGCATGCTGA
- a CDS encoding patatin-like phospholipase family protein produces MASVNPAGASEEKPPELRVDWKTAFAEEQQALGLDGDTRPAALCLSGGGVRSAALCLGVLRSLADRKHALLQNVHYLSTVSGGGYIGSWLTRFIADQDKAQRVIPAITRTIGRRAHEGEAAPVRQLRRYTRFLAPQAGLLSLDTLAGILLWIRNTLVNWLIFLPIFSAVASLPLGHFALTAAMVGVPVDSPIKMLVALVAFLGLISGAAASILYLPSHYHPDPEASPPRQGPYGIPWQKILAVVVVPMLAWCVLVPLMVADTVLPPAQIRHAQTVFGTWPDGACPASTPAACPRADGQAPLTAVVREALRIAARDSSLAADGRSCGAAVSATACVRPTRPGYPSVADLWRLPVSSAGACVLAYLIAYLLIARRRYEPIMRSGRPIDPRKKHLAVLAQGFLPWLAGSALSCAFLWAGIALARDGGLFWLAIAGPLWVGVAETLRTTVFVALRHKRIRGDLDREWLARMSGAKLLVILAGTAGGAVVVVGGAGLALLSGGAFKTLAGGGLASGGLVAWIGRSAATVFTPRTVGSPAPALQLPLAAIANVAVIVFGATLFALIGHGMAILIGATAARIAAPAEPGIFGISVLSFTVAAACAGLAWGLGLAINLNRFSMHAVYRNRLTRAFLGAARKPESRHPDSFTGFDPADNLRVADAFDRPSGGNRLFPVINVALNSTVGEDPARAERKAVSFTITPLRCGSAALDLKENMADPKGAYVRSDSYAGDEKQTGLLDERKGISLGTAITISGAAASPNMGYHSAPLIASVMTLFNVRLGAWLPNPAVVDDPKQLGRAGPRNAVGVLLYDLLGQASLKRPYVYLSDGGHFDNLGIYEMLRRRCGMILAIDAGQDQHYAYEDLTRTIEYARIDLGAEITFLPPIRVGDAKLEAQGAFAEILYRKTTEDEPPQTGRLIYLKAWLPPDAPVELLAMQKRKTSFPHESTLNQFFTESDFESYRRLGEYLMDCLIDLSNAPPGEGADPAPSANGLEHLFDGLQRLARKAQRDRAAPGQPVDPGRQHAANTRATASWLMTR; encoded by the coding sequence ATGGCGTCGGTCAATCCTGCGGGGGCATCGGAGGAGAAACCACCCGAGCTGCGCGTCGACTGGAAGACAGCCTTTGCCGAAGAACAGCAAGCGCTCGGCCTCGACGGAGACACCCGGCCAGCGGCCCTCTGCCTATCGGGCGGTGGCGTGCGCAGCGCCGCTCTGTGTCTGGGCGTCCTGCGATCGTTGGCGGATCGGAAGCACGCGCTGCTCCAGAACGTCCATTATCTCTCCACCGTCTCGGGTGGCGGATATATCGGATCCTGGCTGACGCGGTTCATCGCCGATCAGGACAAGGCGCAGCGGGTCATCCCGGCGATCACGCGGACGATCGGCAGACGCGCTCACGAAGGCGAGGCGGCACCGGTCCGGCAGCTGCGCCGCTATACGCGCTTCCTGGCGCCGCAGGCGGGCCTACTGTCCCTCGATACCCTGGCGGGTATCCTGCTGTGGATCCGCAATACGCTGGTCAACTGGCTCATCTTCCTGCCGATCTTCAGCGCGGTGGCGAGCCTGCCCCTCGGGCATTTCGCCCTGACGGCGGCCATGGTCGGGGTCCCGGTGGATAGTCCGATCAAGATGCTGGTCGCGCTGGTCGCCTTCCTCGGTCTGATCTCAGGCGCGGCGGCTTCGATCCTCTACCTGCCCAGCCACTATCATCCCGACCCGGAGGCGAGCCCCCCGAGACAGGGCCCTTACGGAATACCGTGGCAGAAAATTCTGGCCGTGGTCGTCGTGCCGATGCTGGCCTGGTGCGTGCTGGTCCCGCTGATGGTCGCCGACACCGTCCTGCCACCTGCACAGATCCGGCACGCGCAGACCGTGTTCGGCACGTGGCCCGACGGGGCATGCCCCGCCAGCACGCCGGCGGCGTGCCCGCGGGCAGACGGCCAGGCGCCGCTGACCGCGGTTGTGCGCGAAGCCCTGCGGATCGCCGCCAGGGACTCGTCGCTTGCGGCGGATGGCCGATCCTGCGGCGCGGCGGTCTCGGCAACGGCCTGCGTACGGCCCACGCGCCCCGGCTACCCCTCCGTCGCCGATCTGTGGCGGCTACCGGTCTCGAGTGCCGGTGCGTGCGTCCTGGCCTACCTCATTGCGTATCTCCTTATCGCGCGACGGCGCTACGAGCCGATTATGCGGAGCGGGAGACCCATCGACCCGCGCAAAAAGCATCTCGCCGTGCTCGCGCAAGGCTTCCTTCCTTGGCTGGCCGGCTCCGCACTGTCCTGCGCGTTCCTTTGGGCGGGCATCGCCCTCGCGCGGGACGGTGGCCTGTTCTGGCTCGCCATTGCGGGCCCGCTCTGGGTCGGTGTGGCGGAGACACTGCGAACGACGGTGTTCGTCGCGTTGCGCCATAAGCGGATCCGCGGCGACCTCGATCGAGAATGGCTTGCCCGCATGAGCGGCGCCAAACTCCTCGTCATCCTGGCCGGCACCGCGGGCGGCGCCGTCGTGGTGGTCGGCGGCGCCGGGCTCGCGCTGCTCAGTGGCGGCGCCTTCAAGACGCTGGCAGGCGGCGGTCTGGCTTCGGGGGGCCTCGTGGCCTGGATCGGGCGAAGCGCCGCGACGGTCTTCACGCCGCGCACCGTCGGCAGCCCCGCGCCCGCGCTTCAACTGCCGCTCGCCGCGATCGCCAACGTCGCCGTCATCGTGTTCGGAGCCACCCTGTTCGCGCTGATCGGCCACGGCATGGCGATCCTGATCGGAGCGACCGCAGCCCGGATCGCCGCCCCGGCCGAGCCCGGAATATTCGGGATCTCCGTCCTCTCCTTTACCGTCGCCGCGGCCTGCGCCGGACTCGCCTGGGGCCTCGGCCTCGCGATCAACCTCAATCGCTTCTCGATGCACGCGGTCTACCGCAACCGCCTGACGCGCGCCTTCCTGGGCGCGGCCCGCAAGCCCGAGAGCCGGCATCCGGACAGTTTCACGGGCTTCGATCCGGCCGACAACCTGCGCGTGGCGGACGCCTTCGACCGGCCGTCGGGCGGTAATCGCCTGTTTCCGGTCATCAACGTCGCCCTCAACAGCACGGTCGGTGAGGATCCGGCGCGGGCCGAGCGCAAGGCGGTGTCGTTCACGATCACGCCGCTGCGCTGCGGCTCCGCGGCGCTCGATCTGAAAGAGAACATGGCGGACCCGAAGGGCGCCTATGTGCGCAGCGACTCGTATGCCGGCGACGAGAAGCAGACCGGCCTGCTCGATGAGCGCAAAGGCATCAGCCTCGGTACAGCGATCACGATCTCCGGCGCCGCCGCGAGCCCCAATATGGGCTATCACTCGGCGCCCCTGATCGCGAGCGTGATGACGCTGTTCAATGTCCGGCTGGGGGCGTGGCTTCCGAACCCGGCGGTCGTGGACGACCCGAAGCAGCTCGGCCGCGCCGGCCCACGCAACGCCGTCGGGGTCCTGCTCTACGACCTGCTGGGTCAAGCAAGCCTGAAGCGTCCGTACGTCTACCTCTCGGACGGCGGCCACTTCGACAATCTCGGTATCTACGAGATGCTGCGCCGACGCTGCGGCATGATCCTCGCCATCGATGCCGGGCAGGACCAGCATTACGCCTACGAGGATCTCACCCGGACCATCGAGTACGCGCGTATCGACCTCGGCGCGGAGATCACCTTCCTCCCGCCGATCCGTGTCGGCGACGCCAAGCTGGAGGCCCAGGGGGCCTTTGCGGAGATTCTCTATCGGAAGACGACGGAGGATGAACCGCCGCAGACGGGCCGCTTGATCTACCTGAAGGCGTGGCTGCCGCCGGATGCGCCGGTGGAACTGCTGGCGATGCAGAAGCGCAAAACGAGCTTCCCGCACGAGAGCACCCTGAACCAATTCTTCACTGAGAGTGATTTCGAGAGCTATCGGCGGCTGGGCGAGTACCTGATGGATTGCCTCATCGATCTGTCGAACGCCCCACCCGGCGAAGGCGCAGACCCAGCGCCATCCGCGAACGGGCTGGAGCACCTGTTCGACGGACTTCAGCGTCTAGCGCGGAAGGCACAGCGGGATCGGGCTGCCCCCGGCCAGCCCGTAGACCCAGGCCGTCAGCATGCGGCGAACACGCGCGCGACGGCCTCCTGGCTCATGACGCGATAG
- a CDS encoding pyridoxine 5'-phosphate synthase, with protein sequence MTSEKLRLGVNIDHVATVRNARGGDYPDPVRAALLAVEAGADGITAHLREDRRHIRDTDIAALKRGLAVPLNFEMAATDEMVAIALDTRPHAACLVPEKREERTTEGGLDIIGGRDHLAPRIRALAEAGIRVSLFVEPEPAVMDAARALGAPVVELHTGSYCEAALEADAAHTARELARIRWAAEHGAALGLEIHAGHGLTLGSVGPVAALPQIRELNIGHSLIADAIFVGLAQAVRDMRAAMDRARTP encoded by the coding sequence ATGACTTCCGAAAAGCTGCGCCTCGGCGTCAACATCGACCACGTCGCGACCGTGCGCAACGCGCGCGGCGGCGATTATCCCGACCCGGTGCGGGCCGCGCTGCTCGCCGTCGAGGCGGGGGCCGACGGCATCACCGCGCACCTGCGCGAGGACAGACGCCACATCCGCGACACGGACATCGCGGCGCTGAAGCGCGGCCTCGCCGTGCCGCTCAACTTCGAGATGGCCGCCACCGACGAGATGGTGGCGATCGCGCTGGACACCCGTCCCCACGCCGCCTGCCTCGTCCCGGAGAAGCGCGAGGAGCGCACGACCGAAGGCGGGCTCGACATCATCGGCGGCCGCGACCATCTCGCCCCCCGCATCCGGGCCCTGGCGGAGGCCGGCATCCGGGTCTCGCTGTTCGTCGAGCCGGAGCCGGCCGTGATGGATGCGGCCCGCGCCCTGGGGGCGCCGGTGGTAGAGCTCCACACCGGCAGCTATTGCGAGGCCGCCCTGGAGGCGGACGCGGCCCACACCGCGCGCGAACTCGCCCGCATCCGGTGGGCGGCCGAGCATGGGGCGGCTCTCGGTCTGGAGATCCATGCCGGGCACGGTCTCACCCTCGGCAGCGTCGGCCCGGTCGCGGCTCTGCCGCAGATCCGGGAGCTGAACATCGGCCACTCGCTGATCGCCGACGCAATCTTCGTCGGGCTCGCCCAGGCCGTTCGGGACATGCGCGCCGCCATGGACCGCGCGCGGACACCATGA